In Geotalea uraniireducens, one genomic interval encodes:
- a CDS encoding conjugal transfer protein TraG N-terminal domain-containing protein, translating to MSIRTASRLGLAVLLVLIPTMALALDMEFYVWGGHDAVVNAFGKLALIFGDNAYKSLYFVVITAGLFFGGVTVFAKSLGTANGSVMTWIVPTLIGVMVYLALVVPKGTIHVYDPIYNKNQAVGGIPDGVVAVAGILNKIERGLVDIVTTAGDPLNYQSQAGGKGFLGLAQLTSIPLSAVDSNLDASMRRYVKDCVSYALMNPNANLTVDELRKTTTNFVGSLDKAVNPAIWTVYYNAANPQGQALTCTDAWTNIKGALTPASLTKNIDSVCANLGYDVTDAAAVTQCKSVLNNVNSGTGLGAASIDDFLKQAYISQRLEEIFRSGNASGATNYQFLLNASGAMKSANEWLPILKAALTAIAVGLLPFLALFIPTPLIGKAVGIIAGFFIWLTAWGVTDAIVHQFAVDYANQAYEMVRQNKLGMDALYFFPDQTVKILGMFGTLRMSGMMLATVITGMLIRFGGHAMAMMAGGMVNQVQSAGTRAAHEVEDPAGRASAMQRNVTAMPTQAWSNEHSFQARQAQSLVGMSAKTTAASDMIRDFGLDFSRRMTADGELGRTIGFGGAGRAMRENGLSSSYDLKSFDGRLGLDKSAAVRDVVGNNYGGDTRAFAQMGVANDRSLANVFGSGDNYAGFLTANMDKSVGQLQGEMGAYAAARSLGFSGNWREFNSLRSEISALGDYANADAVRTIADSYGISSAHLMQMNSLFNQGKQASEVSGLSNQLGGPVAAGTEAGRVVATETGGKIQGIYAGGGYDNYQQLIGNDVSGRIARNQLVHSAADQMVGKVAPHLTNDPEMYQNGHLTERGFAEMQKAMEGQNITFTTADGKSVVNVGMDGGVVNSSEAGTVAKGDRAKSLDLQKQLKGAGFQSAAAHVARLSGQAFDFKADYDRNGNLASFSVDQGGRVQKFDLGQSRTGTDMERLDRNVSTLDKGVRKTVGDFIKTGYENQSLNVSRKSGSYMIQAGGKQMMVNGDWYYAKNEKTGKMEVVGGSFSNGLDGNVLMYAKDKDGNLHYSQVQGKMDKSGNLIAGKRSEITEDQFVQMSQQGAAVVSTRSGGGITGSIHADGGVKADYSNRQTVGTSVSSVQDLAGSAASSDFVEGRAIYAGTAATTIAVGRGALHETSGLIGDAATVARPLTSSMEKNAAKREAETRITEQAARTAETRVERDLQRTGRILQHQSKNSPLPKGGGPQPYKGPRR from the coding sequence ATGTCGATTCGGACCGCATCTAGGCTGGGGCTGGCAGTTCTGCTGGTGCTGATCCCGACCATGGCGCTGGCCCTGGATATGGAGTTCTATGTCTGGGGAGGCCATGATGCCGTGGTGAATGCCTTCGGCAAGCTGGCCCTGATCTTCGGCGACAACGCCTACAAGTCGCTCTATTTTGTGGTCATCACCGCAGGGCTGTTCTTCGGGGGCGTGACAGTGTTCGCCAAGTCTCTGGGAACCGCTAACGGTTCGGTCATGACCTGGATCGTGCCGACCCTGATCGGTGTCATGGTCTACCTGGCCCTGGTGGTGCCGAAGGGCACCATCCATGTCTACGACCCGATCTACAACAAGAATCAGGCGGTGGGCGGCATCCCTGACGGCGTAGTGGCGGTGGCCGGTATCCTCAACAAGATCGAGCGGGGGCTGGTGGATATCGTCACAACTGCCGGTGATCCGCTGAACTATCAGAGCCAGGCGGGCGGGAAAGGTTTCCTGGGACTGGCCCAGCTCACCAGTATCCCCCTGTCGGCGGTGGACAGCAATCTGGATGCCTCCATGCGGCGTTACGTCAAGGACTGCGTCTCCTATGCCCTGATGAACCCAAATGCCAACCTGACCGTGGATGAACTCCGGAAAACGACCACCAACTTTGTCGGCTCCCTGGACAAGGCGGTCAACCCGGCCATCTGGACAGTCTACTACAACGCCGCCAACCCCCAGGGGCAGGCGCTCACCTGTACCGATGCCTGGACCAATATCAAGGGAGCACTCACTCCGGCTAGCCTTACGAAGAACATCGATTCGGTCTGCGCCAATCTCGGCTATGACGTGACCGATGCCGCCGCAGTTACCCAGTGCAAGTCGGTCCTGAACAACGTGAATAGCGGGACCGGTCTCGGGGCGGCGAGCATCGATGACTTCCTCAAGCAGGCCTACATCTCCCAGCGGCTGGAAGAGATCTTTCGGAGCGGTAATGCTTCCGGCGCCACCAATTACCAGTTTCTGCTGAACGCCTCCGGGGCCATGAAGTCGGCCAACGAGTGGCTGCCAATCCTGAAGGCGGCGCTTACGGCCATTGCTGTCGGTCTGCTGCCGTTCCTGGCGCTATTCATACCCACGCCGCTGATCGGCAAGGCGGTAGGGATCATCGCCGGTTTCTTCATCTGGCTCACCGCCTGGGGGGTGACCGATGCCATTGTTCACCAGTTTGCTGTGGACTACGCCAACCAGGCATACGAGATGGTGCGCCAGAACAAGTTGGGCATGGATGCGCTCTACTTCTTCCCCGATCAGACAGTGAAGATTCTCGGCATGTTCGGCACGCTCCGGATGAGCGGGATGATGCTGGCTACGGTAATCACCGGGATGCTAATCCGGTTTGGCGGGCACGCCATGGCGATGATGGCCGGGGGGATGGTCAACCAGGTGCAGTCGGCTGGCACCCGGGCGGCTCATGAGGTGGAAGATCCAGCCGGTAGAGCATCAGCCATGCAACGCAACGTAACGGCCATGCCGACCCAGGCCTGGAGCAACGAGCACAGTTTCCAGGCGCGGCAGGCGCAGTCATTGGTCGGCATGTCGGCCAAGACCACGGCTGCAAGCGACATGATCCGGGATTTCGGGTTGGATTTCTCCAGAAGAATGACTGCCGACGGGGAACTGGGCCGGACCATCGGCTTCGGCGGTGCCGGCAGGGCCATGCGAGAGAACGGTCTTTCATCGTCCTATGACCTGAAATCGTTCGATGGCCGGTTGGGGCTGGACAAGTCGGCAGCGGTCAGGGATGTTGTCGGCAACAACTACGGTGGCGATACCCGGGCCTTTGCCCAGATGGGGGTTGCTAATGACCGGTCCCTCGCCAATGTCTTCGGCAGCGGTGACAACTACGCCGGATTCCTGACAGCCAATATGGACAAGAGCGTCGGGCAATTGCAGGGTGAAATGGGCGCCTATGCCGCTGCCAGGTCGCTGGGTTTCAGCGGCAACTGGCGTGAGTTCAATTCGCTCCGCTCGGAGATATCTGCTCTGGGCGATTACGCCAATGCCGATGCCGTGAGGACGATTGCCGACTCCTACGGGATCTCCTCAGCGCACCTGATGCAGATGAATTCCCTGTTCAACCAGGGTAAGCAGGCTTCAGAGGTTTCTGGGCTCTCGAACCAGCTCGGCGGCCCGGTAGCGGCCGGAACGGAAGCTGGCCGTGTTGTGGCGACGGAGACCGGCGGCAAGATCCAGGGAATTTACGCTGGTGGCGGATACGACAACTACCAACAGCTCATCGGGAATGATGTGTCAGGACGGATTGCCCGCAATCAGTTGGTCCATTCAGCTGCCGATCAGATGGTCGGCAAGGTGGCGCCGCATCTCACCAATGATCCGGAGATGTACCAAAACGGCCACCTGACCGAACGGGGCTTTGCCGAGATGCAGAAGGCCATGGAGGGTCAGAATATCACCTTCACGACCGCTGACGGCAAGAGCGTCGTCAATGTCGGTATGGATGGTGGCGTCGTGAATTCCTCTGAAGCCGGGACCGTTGCCAAGGGAGACAGGGCCAAGTCGCTCGATCTGCAGAAGCAGCTCAAGGGAGCCGGCTTCCAGAGCGCTGCGGCCCATGTTGCCAGGCTGTCAGGCCAGGCATTTGACTTTAAGGCGGATTACGACCGCAACGGCAATCTTGCCTCATTCAGCGTCGATCAGGGCGGGCGGGTGCAGAAGTTCGATCTCGGTCAGAGTCGTACCGGTACCGACATGGAGCGACTGGACCGGAATGTATCGACCCTCGACAAGGGGGTGCGCAAGACCGTCGGGGATTTCATCAAGACCGGCTACGAGAACCAGTCACTGAATGTTTCCAGAAAATCTGGCAGCTATATGATCCAGGCTGGCGGCAAGCAGATGATGGTCAACGGTGACTGGTATTACGCCAAGAATGAGAAAACCGGCAAGATGGAAGTGGTGGGAGGATCGTTCTCCAACGGCCTCGACGGCAATGTGCTTATGTACGCCAAGGACAAGGATGGCAATCTGCACTATTCGCAGGTGCAGGGGAAAATGGACAAGAGCGGCAATCTGATCGCCGGCAAGCGTTCCGAGATTACCGAGGATCAGTTCGTCCAGATGTCGCAGCAAGGGGCGGCGGTGGTCAGCACCAGGTCAGGTGGCGGGATTACCGGGAGTATTCATGCCGATGGCGGGGTTAAGGCGGACTATTCAAACCGGCAAACCGTTGGTACATCGGTCAGCTCTGTACAGGATCTTGCCGGTAGTGCGGCGAGCAGCGATTTTGTCGAAGGTCGGGCTATTTATGCGGGAACTGCAGCAACTACGATAGCTGTCGGCAGAGGAGCGCTGCACGAAACCTCCGGTTTGATTGGAGATGCGGCAACGGTTGCCAGGCCTTTGACTTCATCAATGGAAAAGAACGCCGCTAAACGTGAAGCTGAGACACGCATAACAGAACAGGCCGCCAGGACTGCTGAAACTCGTGTTGAAAGGGATCTGCAAAGAACAGGGAGAATCCTTCAGCATCAGAGCAAGAATTCTCCACTGCCGAAAGGTGGTGGCCCGCAACCCTACAAAGGCCCGAGGAGGTAA
- a CDS encoding type-F conjugative transfer system pilin assembly protein TrbC — MRRLCAQLICCLAVASSCTVAAAGTPGYIATPDTCCVVDRVVEDTVHLRKVGVCTGKSGRAYIETKLKKVKVVVEGTLWKETEVEGLTVPDLANTLSNADRLAKEMTVPGNRHEKEMADLAGTLDSYYHSDEFQLRVKSETERIKSEVFGDKISGYYTDKGKEAPKGKLAASERVYVFISSAMPLATIRNYAASVARLGDPNVSLVMRGFVDGMTKIQPTIGFIASVLQRDQACRPQDGDCEMLPAGLVVDPLLFRRYRIDQVPAVVYTRGLKTEDAGLSEGDPKNTTISDHYAAYGDARLEYLLDQIRRESGSDSLAALLTVSGDRK, encoded by the coding sequence TTGCGTCGGCTATGCGCTCAATTGATCTGCTGCCTTGCGGTTGCTTCGTCTTGTACGGTCGCAGCTGCCGGCACTCCAGGGTACATCGCCACTCCCGACACCTGCTGTGTGGTGGACAGGGTGGTTGAGGATACGGTCCATCTTAGGAAGGTCGGTGTCTGCACCGGCAAGTCGGGTCGGGCATACATCGAAACGAAGTTGAAGAAAGTGAAGGTAGTCGTTGAGGGAACCTTGTGGAAGGAGACTGAGGTGGAGGGGCTGACCGTGCCGGACCTGGCCAATACCCTGTCCAATGCCGACCGGCTTGCGAAAGAGATGACCGTTCCCGGGAACCGGCACGAGAAAGAGATGGCAGATCTGGCCGGAACGCTCGATTCCTACTACCACTCGGATGAATTCCAGTTGCGGGTGAAGAGCGAGACGGAGCGGATCAAATCGGAAGTGTTCGGGGACAAGATCTCCGGTTATTACACTGACAAGGGTAAGGAAGCACCGAAGGGCAAGTTGGCCGCGTCCGAGCGGGTCTACGTCTTCATCTCGTCGGCGATGCCCCTTGCGACCATCAGGAACTATGCAGCCTCCGTGGCCCGGTTGGGTGACCCGAATGTTTCCCTGGTCATGCGTGGATTCGTGGACGGGATGACCAAGATCCAGCCGACTATCGGTTTCATTGCTTCGGTGTTGCAGCGCGACCAGGCATGCCGCCCCCAGGACGGTGACTGCGAGATGCTGCCGGCAGGGCTGGTCGTTGATCCCCTGCTATTCCGCCGGTACCGGATCGACCAGGTTCCTGCCGTGGTCTATACCCGCGGGCTCAAGACCGAGGATGCCGGTTTGAGCGAGGGAGATCCCAAGAATACCACCATCTCGGATCACTATGCGGCATACGGAGACGCCAGGCTGGAATATCTGCTCGACCAGATCCGGAGGGAGAGCGGGTCGGATTCACTGGCCGCACTACTGACCGTCTCGGGTGACCGGAAATGA
- a CDS encoding TraU family protein: MNLNHNIPIFTLIVLFMTVPLAWGAGVSCKGKVLNPVTDICWQCMFPVKMGSVSYGNGAEPAPGNITSPVCACPDSKGVLIIGVSTAFWEHARLIETVKDPFCFPVMGTGMTNPKPGFSSGENRSKEYGDSDYAFQQAHYFYFPAWSILKLFMDFPCAENKAFDLAYMTEVDPMWNDDSLSFIINPEALLFGNPVSQLACVADSVGATMSYPIDPLFWCMGSWGSFYPLSGSMIENNPFNVNAGLAARMLFKLGRETLLYDTGINQCASAGVVTPILVKSNYRLQIARPVRGNDCIPIGRPSLIWGTAKNPPFGTTNTSPDNFLWSLTRRRVCCVGYALN, encoded by the coding sequence ATGAACCTGAACCATAACATCCCGATCTTCACGCTGATCGTGCTCTTCATGACAGTACCACTCGCCTGGGGTGCCGGCGTTAGTTGCAAGGGGAAGGTGCTCAACCCGGTGACCGACATCTGCTGGCAGTGCATGTTCCCGGTAAAGATGGGGAGCGTCTCTTATGGCAATGGCGCCGAGCCGGCACCAGGTAATATCACCTCGCCGGTCTGTGCCTGTCCCGACAGCAAGGGGGTCTTGATCATCGGCGTGTCCACCGCATTCTGGGAGCATGCCCGTCTGATCGAGACCGTGAAGGACCCGTTCTGCTTCCCGGTCATGGGCACCGGCATGACCAACCCGAAGCCGGGCTTCTCGTCCGGGGAGAACCGGAGCAAGGAGTACGGCGACTCCGACTACGCCTTTCAGCAGGCCCATTACTTCTATTTCCCGGCCTGGTCGATCCTGAAGCTGTTCATGGATTTCCCCTGCGCCGAGAACAAAGCTTTCGACCTGGCCTACATGACGGAAGTGGACCCCATGTGGAACGACGACAGCCTGTCGTTCATCATCAACCCGGAGGCGCTCCTGTTCGGCAACCCGGTGTCGCAGCTGGCGTGCGTTGCCGATAGCGTGGGAGCGACCATGTCGTATCCCATCGATCCCCTGTTCTGGTGCATGGGGAGCTGGGGCTCCTTCTACCCCCTGTCGGGGAGCATGATCGAGAACAACCCGTTCAACGTCAACGCCGGCCTGGCGGCCCGGATGCTGTTCAAACTCGGCAGAGAAACGCTCCTTTACGATACCGGCATCAACCAGTGCGCCAGCGCCGGGGTCGTGACGCCGATCCTGGTCAAGAGCAATTACCGGCTCCAGATCGCCCGACCGGTACGCGGCAACGACTGCATCCCCATTGGCCGGCCGTCACTGATCTGGGGGACGGCGAAGAATCCCCCCTTCGGGACAACCAATACGTCACCGGACAATTTTCTCTGGTCACTGACACGAAGGAGGGTCTGTTGCGTCGGCTATGCGCTCAATTGA
- a CDS encoding S26 family signal peptidase has product MPKPLSLDFHNWRLWLAITCLLIAGTLLPYKVSVTLTPSLKHRVYWLTRNPDRVGRGEYVLFHDKELAARVGMKKSEDMMKLVGCNEGDLLTVDAEKKFYCNGEYLVRAKDFSLKGAPLQHFAFNGIVPKGAMFVMGEHKDSYDSRYFGFVDKSRILARAYPIF; this is encoded by the coding sequence ATGCCGAAACCGTTAAGCCTTGATTTCCATAACTGGCGGCTCTGGCTGGCGATCACCTGCCTGCTTATCGCGGGTACGCTGCTCCCTTACAAGGTCAGCGTCACCCTGACGCCATCTCTCAAACACCGGGTCTACTGGCTCACCCGGAACCCGGACCGTGTGGGACGGGGAGAGTATGTTCTGTTCCACGACAAGGAACTGGCTGCCAGGGTCGGGATGAAGAAGTCGGAGGATATGATGAAGCTCGTGGGATGCAATGAGGGGGATCTGCTCACCGTGGACGCGGAGAAGAAGTTCTACTGCAACGGCGAGTACCTGGTCAGGGCCAAGGACTTTTCACTCAAGGGGGCACCGCTGCAGCACTTCGCCTTCAACGGCATTGTCCCCAAGGGGGCCATGTTCGTGATGGGTGAGCACAAGGACAGCTACGATTCGCGGTATTTCGGCTTCGTGGACAAGAGCCGCATCCTGGCGAGAGCCTACCCGATCTTCTGA
- the traN gene encoding conjugal transfer protein TraN, translated as MLFRIVFSAIYAVLLLSLSGVASTAQAVVSCQDTITTGTTYRYVDALAFFTEFNGKTYAIAKSAASGSQSLPDIYFDFSANISREYLMTGTDTASLKRMLSLGQFGAAKPVRVDSQQTLDFLIKRYGAYLGASSSDKSTYIDAWKEFGPGGFTAIDGSGLSFSKWPASGPYIGQDPQAVVMGSDGVWTSGIDGTRSSQIVEFSGKLDCALSYIDPGTITPPPPPPPPPPPDPNAINNIMCGQDLNNNGYAGDPGETANCIQTAQGQFCPVGSTECVETYTAPVCPNGSTLETNRDMCQATAQNICGSGYTWDSSIDKCVKDIVCPENGTFNTVADRCEKLVQNICPAGYAYDANPASPTYDRCVKSASCSSGGSFIAARDRCEKAWMPVCDSANGYYYNAQTGICQRAPICTYGSYNTTYNLCVQPFVPSCPNGYTYNAGRARCEKTPECPPGTTYNGVTNKCDAITAASSQQVLACSPKSFLCASYADSCCNVNISCPSGPQGQVSVVANYCCLGSDSITIQSPLNLLSRTELTSTGYALSALQCDSVGNCSYYFMDRYCSDGSPASDWMLSGSFTMSSTQMVCPPGQALINGNQCLSATNPTCSGGNFDPNLDVCWAAYTPTCTQGTYDSASGLCVLVPSCPNGTLNTATDQCEAVITKDCGTYALDAGANLCYSAPVCANGAYDASFNVCQATLTRDCGSYSWSQADFKCLQPVSCPQDSTFSQAATIKFTATLDKCVSDVQHDCPAGTTYTPLPIGKCEAVPICSGAGIYNPQKDSCFEGFNTCPLGTQYACMEYQGKMQCSPNPCFNPGAPGSEVTTTLDESMLQDDGPKDANGNCLGQIYIFNGKASRCRPPGMTVGYLNNCCESDKVASEDTGNNIQYAAQGIQMAYEIGQVAYYGNALVTGAAQISAISTTATGAVTSMTVVTATGTTTTLSGAAATGAYATMASGATGASALGAGLQAYAAALFNPATIAIAIVVMVVMKVLMGSGCDQGDIQTGMQNAAKDCHYVGDYCQKKWPLVGCVQKAKSFCCFNSKMARIIHEQGRPQLQSFQPNGAWGVPEAPNCRGFTPDEFQSLDFSRIDLSEYFEDVQKDLATKIDGSQQTIMQNIQNKYQATTK; from the coding sequence ATGCTATTCCGAATTGTCTTCTCAGCAATCTACGCCGTTCTGCTCCTTTCGCTATCGGGAGTTGCGTCTACCGCGCAGGCTGTTGTCAGTTGCCAGGACACGATCACGACTGGCACCACCTATCGCTACGTCGATGCGCTGGCGTTCTTCACCGAATTCAACGGCAAGACTTACGCTATCGCCAAATCAGCGGCCAGCGGCAGCCAGTCGCTTCCCGACATCTATTTCGATTTCTCGGCAAACATCAGCCGGGAGTACCTGATGACCGGCACTGATACGGCTTCGCTCAAGCGGATGCTTTCACTCGGTCAGTTCGGGGCGGCAAAACCGGTGCGTGTGGACAGCCAGCAGACATTGGATTTCCTGATCAAGCGGTATGGTGCCTATTTGGGGGCCTCATCATCGGACAAGAGCACCTATATCGATGCCTGGAAGGAGTTCGGTCCAGGTGGTTTCACTGCCATTGATGGTTCCGGGCTCTCATTCAGCAAATGGCCGGCAAGCGGACCCTATATCGGCCAGGACCCGCAGGCAGTCGTAATGGGGAGTGACGGGGTCTGGACAAGCGGCATCGATGGGACGAGAAGCTCTCAGATCGTGGAATTTTCAGGGAAGCTCGACTGCGCTCTGTCGTACATCGATCCCGGCACTATTACCCCGCCTCCGCCACCACCGCCACCGCCGCCTCCTGATCCAAATGCCATCAATAACATCATGTGCGGTCAGGATCTGAACAACAACGGCTATGCCGGTGACCCGGGAGAAACAGCCAACTGCATTCAGACAGCTCAAGGACAATTCTGCCCGGTCGGTTCCACGGAATGCGTTGAAACCTATACCGCACCGGTCTGTCCGAATGGCTCGACCCTGGAAACGAACCGCGACATGTGCCAGGCAACGGCCCAGAATATCTGTGGCAGCGGCTACACCTGGGATTCCAGCATCGATAAGTGTGTGAAGGATATAGTCTGCCCGGAAAACGGTACTTTCAACACGGTTGCCGACCGGTGCGAGAAACTGGTCCAGAATATCTGTCCTGCCGGCTATGCCTATGACGCCAACCCGGCCAGCCCGACCTATGACCGCTGCGTGAAGTCGGCCAGCTGCAGCAGCGGTGGGTCGTTCATTGCCGCCCGTGACCGCTGCGAGAAGGCCTGGATGCCGGTCTGTGACAGCGCCAACGGCTATTATTACAATGCCCAGACCGGTATTTGCCAGCGGGCGCCGATCTGCACCTATGGCAGTTACAACACCACTTACAATCTGTGCGTCCAGCCTTTTGTCCCTTCGTGCCCTAATGGGTACACCTACAATGCCGGCCGGGCCCGGTGCGAAAAAACCCCGGAATGCCCGCCCGGTACCACCTACAACGGAGTGACCAACAAGTGCGACGCCATCACCGCTGCCAGTTCCCAACAGGTGCTCGCCTGCAGTCCGAAGTCATTCCTCTGCGCCTCTTACGCCGACTCCTGCTGCAACGTCAACATTTCCTGCCCCAGCGGCCCGCAAGGACAGGTGAGTGTTGTCGCCAACTACTGCTGCCTCGGCTCCGATTCAATCACCATCCAGTCGCCGCTCAATCTGTTGAGCAGGACCGAACTGACCAGCACCGGGTATGCGCTTTCGGCGTTGCAGTGCGACAGTGTCGGCAACTGCAGTTACTACTTCATGGACCGCTACTGTTCTGACGGTTCACCGGCCAGCGACTGGATGCTTTCCGGTTCGTTCACCATGTCATCGACCCAGATGGTCTGTCCCCCCGGGCAGGCGCTGATCAATGGTAACCAGTGCCTTTCAGCTACCAATCCGACCTGTTCCGGCGGCAACTTCGATCCGAATCTTGATGTCTGCTGGGCCGCCTATACACCGACCTGTACCCAGGGGACCTATGACAGCGCCAGTGGTCTCTGTGTTCTGGTACCTTCTTGTCCGAACGGCACACTGAATACGGCAACCGATCAGTGCGAGGCGGTCATCACCAAGGATTGCGGCACTTATGCGCTCGATGCCGGCGCCAACCTCTGCTACTCCGCACCGGTCTGCGCCAATGGCGCCTATGACGCGAGCTTCAATGTATGTCAGGCCACTCTGACCAGGGATTGCGGCAGCTATTCGTGGAGCCAGGCCGATTTCAAATGCCTGCAGCCGGTTTCCTGCCCGCAGGACTCAACCTTTTCCCAAGCTGCCACCATCAAGTTTACTGCCACGCTCGACAAATGCGTTTCCGACGTCCAGCACGACTGTCCGGCTGGAACCACCTACACGCCGCTTCCTATCGGCAAGTGCGAGGCCGTGCCGATCTGCAGTGGCGCCGGCATCTACAACCCCCAGAAGGACAGCTGTTTCGAGGGGTTCAATACCTGTCCGCTCGGGACTCAGTACGCGTGCATGGAATATCAAGGGAAAATGCAGTGTTCCCCGAATCCCTGCTTCAACCCGGGTGCGCCCGGATCAGAAGTGACCACTACTCTCGACGAGTCGATGCTGCAGGACGATGGACCGAAAGATGCGAACGGTAACTGCCTTGGCCAGATCTACATTTTCAACGGCAAGGCGTCCCGCTGCCGTCCCCCGGGGATGACGGTCGGGTACCTCAACAACTGCTGTGAAAGCGACAAGGTCGCCTCGGAGGATACCGGCAACAACATACAGTATGCTGCTCAGGGCATTCAGATGGCCTATGAAATCGGCCAGGTCGCCTATTACGGCAATGCGTTGGTCACTGGAGCGGCCCAGATTTCGGCTATCTCGACCACGGCAACCGGAGCTGTCACCTCCATGACCGTGGTCACGGCTACCGGCACCACAACCACGCTTTCAGGAGCGGCAGCTACCGGTGCATACGCTACCATGGCCAGTGGGGCGACAGGAGCATCGGCCCTTGGCGCTGGTCTTCAGGCCTACGCTGCTGCGCTGTTCAATCCGGCCACCATTGCCATTGCCATCGTCGTGATGGTGGTGATGAAGGTGCTAATGGGGAGCGGCTGTGACCAGGGTGATATCCAGACCGGGATGCAGAATGCCGCCAAGGACTGTCACTACGTGGGGGATTACTGCCAGAAGAAATGGCCGCTGGTGGGATGTGTGCAGAAGGCCAAGAGCTTCTGTTGCTTCAACTCGAAAATGGCGAGGATCATCCATGAACAAGGGAGACCGCAACTGCAATCGTTTCAGCCGAACGGCGCCTGGGGGGTACCGGAAGCTCCCAACTGCCGTGGCTTCACCCCCGATGAATTCCAGTCCCTGGATTTCTCGCGGATCGATCTGTCGGAATACTTCGAAGACGTACAGAAGGATCTTGCTACCAAGATCGATGGTTCACAACAGACCATCATGCAGAACATCCAGAACAAGTATCAGGCGACCACGAAATGA